Proteins from a single region of Streptomyces glaucescens:
- a CDS encoding DNRLRE domain-containing protein, whose translation MLPQVAYAAPVTPDDGEGVVDAFVGWFSGDEGEPDGPEEPSTGGTPTLPSREKLPKGKAAGKAERVAELTGRRTENARYWRLSDGRVQAEVSAVPTGYRAGKSWKDIDPTVTPTGTAGFDFANTTNAARSWFGSDPSRMLRFEAGAGHAVTLGLQGAAELAPVAQGDTVTYKDAVAGADLSYQVGPGRVKENIVLDRKPSGPVSFTFTLDAGGLTPKAGRDGSVSFYGEGAHPVLVIPPAFMTDAGKDARSPYGVAHSEKVTQKLARAGKGWTLRVTPDPAWLAAPERRYPVTIDPTIAIAPTPTTAQDVMISSDGPASNYDDNWRLSVGNTSTGSSRALLKFPLTGVPAGTKVDSADLRLYYDQTHTAGDTEVRLEAHRATQPWTEDQATWNNAGAITGELSGTAVVVDDGETGRTAAVGAWPASGNTAYTQYAVNQDYLYNKDSVSGDTYTWQPSLPEDGTYQVEAHYVSASDRATSAPYTVTYDGGSKTYTVDQQAGTGGVWKTLGSHPFKAGTLGKIVLGDGPASTTTSVIADAVRFTKGGVVTKKPGELNTWHSFPVTRTVQQWIDGTYANNGFVVKAGDESANGPKGGPRYEGSEFGYGGETANYPRLVLTFGRQGVDLAAPTTIHDTGAELTWSAYDDQDPVGTGDDLVEYQVHRSVSQTFTPSAATLVAPVAAGTTSYTDTSATPTKADDPDPFGRAYYYMVAVKTKDGQVVGAPTQLVRLPKAGRTTKVLDAVQDTTLSAARPTSAHDTIDDGGPKNWLSVGNNSTTYGDTRAVLKFPALGIPQTARVLDAKVRLWSTQTATDAAGALYEIRPLTRDFDEATATWVKANATTNWTTAGGDFGAVAGDTGPKTNDPARHDWNITSLAQSWVTTPASQRGVVIKMADETAAQERTLFLSSEGTEQRLRPRVVVTYIDSTTASTYYAPQTPARMTPNSDYTVDFTLTNTTTASWTAADHVLSYRWTLPDGTDVTNGGNQLRTALPKDLVPGDTVDLRAAVRTPVNSDNGNKRTDYVLTWDVQNKTTGAWVSTASGVPGLRQNVAVEDPTSNQLGMEKFYSYTGKNTGAGSSVMNNLAAGNSVWQYNAFTNPGRGLNTFFRVAYNSLDTSDTVSGHGWSFQASGPIRLGAPLDFHPNPHPTEIRLPDGDGTTHVFRKQADGTWKAPAGVHYRITAKAGLDCTPAKDPVPDAWTLTRPDGTRFLFGCDGYMTSATDQNGNTQTFTYQERKSNNKPTKFLVYVTDPAGRQSLTVDYYDKAEATSPKTEDHIRSVTDISGRKLTFEYSDKGLLTRMTDGAGTAQPKVFGFVYDATQGNKNVKLVQITDPRGNATKLAYNEPSAGDDPKYHWWAKTVTDRLNGTTGFTYAANASNAKFTDTRVTDAESHTTSYVTDDFGRPVETTNAKSQTTRMAWDADNNVTYMEEANGAKSAYCYDQRTGYPLWSRDAENNKSGVPAASECAPGTYPAGSQQYGYQTRLDGYSVDLVSKTSPEGRTWRFGYDTFGNLKTVTDPKGVATSTADDYTTKYEYDAHGQLTKATDANGNPTANSEFGPTGFPAKITDALGKSTAYVYDARGQVREVTDALGKKTTQEYDAFGRPTVKTVPKDQAAGVLITMPAPEYDANDNVTKATAPNGAVSTAVYDAADQITSDTAPKDTATSGERRTVYTYDKVGNLLTTTEPKGVLTTSDPDDHVITNAYDEIYQLVSVVNSAQDKISYSYDDVGNVTQIVDPKKNATADPSDFLTKTSYDLNHRVTSVTNAAGKSTSTTYDKDSLVVETKDPEGNVTYIDYDERGKQKEVRVPYEGTTFRTTRYEYDQVGNTTKVISPRGTATATADDFTQRTEYDALNRPVKKFLPYDPNDGRYNNPDVYTQTVYDAVGRVAKSSLPPSEGQTVRNDTVFEYYDNGWTKKSTDPWDITTTFDYTDLGQQKARTLTSAGGSSERTMTWSYYPDGKLKSKADDGVPVGRSVVLVDNSDTQHTSFTGTWTKGNAAGQQGYDHRTHAAGTGTDAHTWTLNIPRDGTYTAYVKYPKVTGAATTAKYTLSQGTTTHPAVTKDQNASAGTWVPLGSYSLKQGNDARLKLEQNAGGTVVADAVKLVRDTSGETDSEKKSFAYAYDVNGNLTSIDDTSSGARIDAYTITYTGLNQVQKVTEALAGQEKQSTSYVYDANGKPESITHPDQYSKYTYDLRDLVKTVSVGKSPTDASPKVTSYTYTDRGLKLRETKNNKNTVDYTYYLNGAVRTTTEKKPNGILVSSHTYAYDPNGNKAQDIAKKMNADNQSAYLESTTNYTYDPANRLAKSVKTGNGASTDTYVHDDNSNVISQTVKDVTTTYAYDRNRLLSATAGGSTATYNYDPFGRQESVTGGGKVIERSVYDGFDHVVESQKMDDAGALKTTKYTFDPLDRTASKTADGKTTDFSYLGLSTEVLGEEVAGELTKSYQYSPWGERLSQVTHKDDGTSEDGYYGYNSHTDVETLTDKDGNATATYGYTAYGSDDESEFTGIDKPDAGDPTKEAYNPYRYNSKRWDAHAGTYDMGFRDYNPGLNRFTSRDMYNGALADMGLGSDPYTGNRYAFTGGNPTTFVEMDGHCFGWDACEDFFDDASDFVVGGAKKTKGGWGTVLDTFLTGIGWYNETAPNGYSSEHSGDLSKGRLTTPEDDWDWVPADTLFPFTEANCTDDQSMTFYQPLDKHNRAQGVRACLNKGDFSWINNKGQKMGDPDSLIAGTPVPRPMREHPGTIPPGMAGGMNRGHLLANTLGGSGTDRRNLVALYATPNGSDMKKVENQVAKMVAAGDTVYYEVTAHYTGRKGAPDYLTIKWLNMDTGEMPLDPITIWNTPSGLQPKP comes from the coding sequence ATGCTGCCCCAAGTCGCGTACGCGGCACCGGTTACCCCCGACGACGGCGAGGGTGTCGTCGACGCCTTCGTCGGCTGGTTCTCCGGGGACGAGGGCGAGCCGGACGGACCGGAGGAACCGTCGACCGGAGGTACCCCCACGCTGCCGAGCCGGGAGAAGCTGCCGAAGGGCAAGGCGGCCGGGAAGGCGGAGCGCGTCGCGGAGCTGACGGGCAGACGCACGGAGAACGCCCGGTACTGGAGGCTGTCCGACGGCCGGGTCCAGGCCGAGGTGTCCGCCGTGCCGACGGGATACCGGGCGGGGAAGTCCTGGAAGGACATCGATCCGACGGTCACCCCGACCGGCACCGCGGGCTTCGACTTCGCCAACACCACCAACGCGGCCCGCAGCTGGTTCGGCTCGGACCCGAGCCGGATGCTCCGCTTCGAGGCCGGTGCCGGGCACGCCGTCACCCTCGGCCTCCAGGGCGCGGCCGAGCTGGCCCCCGTCGCCCAGGGCGACACCGTCACGTACAAGGACGCCGTGGCCGGCGCCGACCTGTCGTACCAGGTCGGACCGGGTCGCGTGAAGGAGAACATCGTCCTGGACCGCAAGCCCTCGGGCCCGGTCTCCTTCACCTTCACCCTGGACGCGGGCGGACTGACGCCGAAGGCGGGCAGGGACGGCTCGGTCTCCTTCTACGGCGAGGGCGCGCACCCGGTCCTGGTGATCCCTCCGGCGTTCATGACGGACGCGGGGAAGGACGCCCGGTCGCCGTACGGCGTCGCCCACAGCGAGAAGGTCACCCAGAAGCTGGCCAGGGCCGGAAAAGGCTGGACGCTCCGCGTCACCCCGGACCCTGCCTGGCTGGCCGCGCCGGAGCGCCGGTACCCGGTCACCATCGACCCGACGATCGCCATCGCGCCGACGCCGACCACGGCCCAGGACGTGATGATCTCCTCGGACGGCCCGGCGTCCAACTACGACGACAACTGGCGGCTGTCGGTCGGCAACACCAGCACCGGCTCCTCCCGGGCGCTGCTGAAGTTCCCGCTGACCGGCGTCCCGGCCGGCACGAAGGTGGACTCGGCCGATCTCCGGCTGTACTACGACCAGACGCACACCGCCGGTGACACGGAGGTACGGCTGGAGGCGCACCGCGCCACCCAGCCCTGGACGGAGGACCAGGCCACCTGGAACAACGCCGGCGCGATCACCGGCGAGCTGTCCGGCACCGCGGTGGTGGTCGACGACGGCGAGACCGGGAGGACGGCGGCCGTCGGCGCCTGGCCCGCGTCGGGCAACACCGCGTACACGCAGTACGCCGTCAACCAGGACTACCTGTACAACAAGGACTCGGTCTCGGGCGACACCTACACCTGGCAGCCGAGCCTCCCCGAGGACGGCACCTACCAGGTCGAGGCGCACTACGTCTCCGCCTCGGACCGCGCGACGAGCGCCCCCTACACCGTCACCTACGACGGCGGGTCGAAGACCTACACGGTCGACCAGCAGGCCGGCACGGGCGGCGTGTGGAAGACGCTGGGCTCGCACCCGTTCAAGGCGGGCACCCTGGGCAAGATAGTCCTCGGTGACGGCCCCGCGTCGACCACGACCTCGGTGATCGCGGACGCGGTCCGGTTCACCAAGGGCGGCGTGGTCACCAAGAAGCCGGGCGAGCTCAACACCTGGCACAGCTTCCCCGTGACCAGGACGGTCCAGCAGTGGATCGACGGGACGTACGCGAACAACGGGTTCGTGGTCAAGGCGGGTGACGAGTCCGCGAACGGCCCCAAGGGCGGTCCGCGGTACGAGGGCTCCGAGTTCGGTTACGGCGGTGAGACCGCCAACTACCCGCGCCTGGTGCTGACGTTCGGCCGGCAGGGCGTCGACCTCGCCGCCCCGACCACCATCCACGACACCGGCGCGGAGCTCACCTGGTCCGCGTACGACGACCAGGACCCGGTCGGCACCGGCGACGACCTCGTCGAGTACCAGGTCCACCGCTCCGTCAGCCAGACGTTCACGCCGTCGGCCGCGACGCTCGTCGCCCCGGTCGCCGCGGGCACCACGTCGTACACGGACACCTCGGCGACACCGACGAAGGCGGACGACCCCGATCCGTTCGGCCGCGCGTACTACTACATGGTCGCGGTCAAGACGAAGGACGGGCAGGTCGTCGGCGCGCCCACCCAGCTCGTGCGCCTGCCCAAGGCGGGCCGGACGACCAAGGTCCTCGACGCGGTCCAGGACACCACGCTCTCCGCGGCCCGGCCGACGTCGGCGCACGACACCATCGACGACGGCGGACCCAAGAACTGGCTGAGCGTCGGCAACAACTCCACCACCTACGGCGACACCCGCGCGGTGCTGAAGTTCCCGGCCCTGGGCATCCCGCAGACGGCCCGGGTGCTGGACGCGAAGGTGCGCCTGTGGTCCACCCAGACCGCCACCGACGCCGCCGGCGCCCTCTACGAGATCCGCCCGCTCACCCGCGACTTCGACGAGGCCACGGCCACCTGGGTCAAGGCGAACGCCACCACGAACTGGACCACGGCCGGCGGTGACTTCGGTGCCGTGGCGGGCGACACGGGCCCGAAGACGAACGACCCCGCCCGGCACGACTGGAACATCACCTCCCTCGCCCAGTCCTGGGTGACCACTCCCGCCTCGCAGCGGGGCGTCGTCATCAAGATGGCCGACGAGACGGCGGCGCAGGAGAGGACGCTGTTCCTGTCCTCCGAGGGCACCGAGCAGCGACTGCGGCCCCGCGTCGTGGTCACGTACATCGACTCGACGACCGCCTCGACGTACTACGCGCCGCAGACCCCCGCGCGCATGACGCCCAACAGCGACTACACGGTCGACTTCACCCTCACCAACACCACCACCGCTTCCTGGACGGCCGCCGACCACGTGCTGTCGTACCGGTGGACCCTGCCCGACGGCACGGACGTCACCAACGGCGGCAACCAGCTCCGGACGGCCCTGCCGAAGGACCTGGTGCCGGGCGACACCGTCGACCTGCGGGCCGCCGTCAGGACGCCGGTCAACTCGGACAACGGCAACAAGCGGACGGACTACGTCCTGACCTGGGACGTCCAGAACAAGACGACCGGCGCCTGGGTCTCCACCGCCTCCGGCGTCCCCGGCCTGCGGCAGAACGTCGCCGTCGAGGACCCGACGTCCAACCAGCTGGGCATGGAGAAGTTCTACTCCTACACCGGCAAGAACACCGGCGCCGGCTCGTCGGTGATGAACAACCTGGCGGCCGGCAACAGCGTGTGGCAGTACAACGCGTTCACCAACCCCGGCCGCGGCCTGAACACGTTCTTCCGGGTGGCGTACAACTCGCTGGACACCTCGGACACGGTCTCCGGCCACGGCTGGTCCTTCCAGGCCTCGGGCCCGATCCGGCTCGGTGCCCCGCTGGACTTCCACCCCAACCCGCACCCGACGGAGATCCGCCTCCCGGACGGCGACGGCACCACGCACGTCTTCCGCAAGCAGGCGGACGGCACGTGGAAGGCCCCGGCCGGCGTCCACTACCGGATCACGGCCAAGGCGGGCCTGGACTGCACCCCGGCCAAGGACCCGGTCCCGGACGCCTGGACGCTCACCCGCCCCGACGGCACCCGCTTCCTGTTCGGCTGCGACGGCTACATGACGTCCGCGACCGACCAGAACGGCAACACGCAGACGTTCACGTACCAGGAGCGCAAGTCCAACAACAAGCCGACCAAGTTCCTGGTCTACGTCACGGACCCGGCGGGCCGGCAGTCGCTCACGGTCGACTACTACGACAAGGCCGAGGCGACCTCGCCGAAGACCGAGGACCACATCCGGTCGGTCACCGACATCTCCGGGCGCAAGCTCACGTTCGAGTACTCGGACAAGGGCCTGCTGACCAGGATGACCGACGGCGCGGGCACGGCCCAGCCGAAGGTCTTCGGCTTCGTGTACGACGCCACGCAGGGCAACAAGAACGTCAAGTTGGTCCAGATCACCGACCCGCGCGGCAACGCCACGAAACTGGCGTACAACGAGCCGTCGGCCGGTGACGACCCCAAGTACCACTGGTGGGCCAAGACGGTCACCGACCGCCTGAACGGGACGACCGGGTTCACGTACGCGGCGAACGCGTCGAACGCCAAGTTCACCGACACCAGGGTGACGGACGCGGAGTCGCACACCACGTCCTACGTGACGGACGACTTCGGCCGCCCCGTCGAGACGACCAACGCCAAGTCCCAGACCACCAGGATGGCGTGGGACGCGGACAACAACGTCACGTACATGGAGGAGGCCAACGGGGCCAAGAGCGCCTACTGCTACGACCAGCGGACCGGCTACCCGCTCTGGTCCCGGGACGCGGAGAACAACAAGTCCGGTGTCCCGGCCGCCTCGGAATGCGCCCCGGGCACCTACCCGGCCGGCTCCCAGCAGTACGGCTACCAGACCCGTCTGGACGGCTACTCCGTCGACCTGGTCAGCAAGACCTCCCCGGAGGGCCGCACATGGCGGTTCGGCTATGACACCTTCGGCAACCTGAAGACGGTCACCGACCCCAAGGGCGTCGCGACGTCGACGGCGGACGACTACACCACCAAGTACGAGTACGACGCCCACGGTCAGCTGACCAAGGCGACCGACGCCAACGGCAACCCGACGGCCAACAGCGAGTTCGGCCCCACGGGCTTCCCGGCGAAGATCACCGACGCGCTGGGCAAGTCGACGGCCTACGTCTACGACGCGCGCGGCCAGGTCCGCGAGGTCACCGACGCGCTGGGCAAGAAGACCACGCAGGAGTACGACGCGTTCGGCCGCCCGACGGTGAAGACGGTCCCGAAGGACCAGGCGGCCGGCGTGCTGATCACGATGCCGGCGCCGGAGTACGACGCGAACGACAACGTCACCAAGGCGACCGCGCCCAACGGCGCGGTGTCCACGGCGGTGTACGACGCGGCGGACCAGATCACCTCGGACACCGCGCCGAAGGACACGGCCACCTCCGGCGAGCGCAGGACGGTCTACACCTACGACAAGGTCGGCAACCTCCTGACGACGACCGAGCCGAAGGGCGTACTGACCACCTCGGACCCGGACGACCACGTCATCACCAACGCGTACGACGAGATCTACCAGCTGGTCTCCGTGGTGAACTCCGCGCAGGACAAGATCTCCTACTCGTACGACGACGTCGGCAACGTCACCCAGATCGTCGACCCGAAGAAGAACGCCACGGCGGACCCGTCCGACTTCCTGACCAAGACCTCCTACGACCTGAACCACCGGGTCACCTCGGTCACGAACGCGGCCGGCAAGTCCACCTCGACCACCTACGACAAGGACTCCCTGGTCGTCGAGACCAAGGACCCCGAGGGCAACGTCACGTACATCGACTACGACGAGCGGGGCAAGCAGAAGGAGGTCCGGGTCCCCTACGAGGGCACCACGTTCCGCACGACCCGGTACGAGTACGACCAGGTCGGCAACACGACCAAGGTGATCAGCCCGCGGGGCACGGCCACCGCCACCGCCGACGACTTCACCCAGCGCACCGAGTACGACGCGCTGAACCGGCCGGTCAAGAAGTTCCTGCCGTACGACCCGAACGACGGCCGCTACAACAACCCCGACGTCTACACGCAGACCGTGTACGACGCCGTGGGCCGGGTGGCGAAGAGCTCGCTGCCGCCGTCGGAGGGCCAGACGGTCCGCAACGACACCGTCTTCGAGTACTACGACAACGGCTGGACGAAGAAGTCCACCGACCCGTGGGACATCACCACCACCTTCGACTACACCGATCTGGGCCAGCAGAAGGCCCGCACGCTCACCTCCGCGGGCGGCTCCTCGGAACGCACCATGACGTGGTCGTACTACCCCGACGGCAAGCTGAAGTCCAAGGCGGACGACGGCGTCCCGGTGGGCAGGTCGGTGGTCCTGGTGGACAACTCCGACACCCAGCACACCTCCTTCACGGGTACCTGGACGAAGGGGAACGCCGCCGGGCAGCAGGGCTACGACCACCGCACGCACGCGGCCGGCACGGGAACCGACGCCCACACGTGGACGCTGAACATCCCCAGGGACGGCACCTACACCGCGTACGTGAAGTACCCGAAGGTGACCGGCGCCGCCACGACGGCGAAGTACACCCTGTCCCAGGGCACGACCACCCACCCGGCGGTGACCAAGGACCAGAACGCGTCCGCCGGCACCTGGGTGCCGCTCGGCTCCTACAGCCTCAAGCAGGGCAACGACGCCCGGCTGAAGCTGGAGCAGAACGCCGGCGGGACCGTCGTCGCGGACGCGGTCAAACTGGTGCGCGACACCTCGGGTGAGACCGACAGCGAGAAGAAGTCCTTCGCCTACGCCTACGACGTCAACGGCAACCTGACCTCGATCGACGACACCTCCTCCGGTGCCAGGATCGACGCGTACACGATCACGTACACGGGCCTCAACCAGGTCCAGAAGGTGACCGAGGCGCTCGCCGGCCAGGAGAAGCAGTCGACGTCGTACGTGTACGACGCCAACGGCAAGCCGGAGTCGATCACCCACCCCGACCAGTACTCCAAGTACACCTACGACCTGCGCGACCTGGTCAAGACGGTCTCGGTGGGCAAGAGCCCGACGGACGCCTCGCCGAAGGTGACGTCCTACACCTACACCGACCGGGGCCTGAAGCTCCGGGAGACCAAGAACAACAAGAACACGGTCGACTACACCTACTACCTGAACGGTGCGGTCAGGACGACCACGGAGAAGAAGCCGAACGGCATCCTCGTCTCCTCGCACACCTACGCCTACGACCCCAACGGGAACAAGGCGCAGGACATCGCGAAGAAGATGAACGCCGACAACCAGTCGGCCTACCTCGAGTCGACCACCAACTACACCTACGACCCCGCGAACCGGCTCGCCAAGTCGGTCAAGACCGGCAACGGCGCGAGCACCGACACGTACGTCCACGACGACAACTCCAACGTCATCAGCCAGACGGTCAAGGACGTCACCACCACCTACGCGTACGACCGCAACCGGCTGCTCTCGGCGACCGCGGGCGGCTCGACGGCGACCTACAACTACGACCCGTTCGGCCGCCAGGAGTCCGTGACCGGCGGCGGCAAGGTCATCGAGCGCTCGGTGTACGACGGCTTCGACCATGTCGTCGAGTCCCAGAAGATGGACGACGCCGGCGCGCTGAAGACGACCAAGTACACCTTCGACCCGCTGGACCGCACGGCCTCCAAGACGGCCGACGGCAAGACGACCGACTTCAGCTACCTGGGCCTGTCGACCGAGGTGCTGGGCGAGGAAGTCGCCGGCGAACTCACCAAGTCCTACCAGTACAGCCCGTGGGGCGAGCGCCTGTCCCAGGTCACGCACAAGGACGACGGCACCAGCGAGGACGGCTACTACGGCTACAACTCGCACACCGACGTCGAGACGCTGACCGACAAGGACGGCAACGCCACCGCCACGTACGGCTACACGGCGTACGGCTCGGACGACGAGTCGGAGTTCACCGGCATCGACAAGCCCGACGCGGGCGACCCGACGAAGGAGGCGTACAACCCCTACCGCTACAACTCCAAGCGGTGGGACGCCCACGCCGGTACGTACGACATGGGCTTCCGGGACTACAACCCGGGCCTCAACCGGTTCACCAGCCGGGACATGTACAACGGCGCCCTCGCGGACATGGGCCTCGGCTCGGACCCGTACACCGGCAACCGCTACGCCTTCACGGGCGGCAACCCCACCACCTTCGTGGAGATGGACGGCCACTGCTTCGGCTGGGACGCCTGCGAGGACTTCTTCGATGACGCCAGTGACTTCGTCGTCGGCGGCGCGAAGAAGACGAAGGGCGGCTGGGGCACCGTCCTCGACACCTTCCTCACCGGCATCGGCTGGTACAACGAGACGGCCCCCAACGGGTACTCGTCCGAGCACTCGGGCGACCTCAGCAAGGGCCGGCTCACCACGCCCGAGGACGACTGGGACTGGGTGCCCGCGGACACGCTCTTCCCGTTCACGGAGGCCAACTGCACCGACGACCAGAGCATGACCTTCTACCAGCCCCTCGACAAGCACAACAGGGCGCAGGGGGTCAGGGCCTGCCTCAACAAGGGCGACTTCAGCTGGATCAACAACAAGGGCCAGAAGATGGGCGACCCGGACTCCCTGATCGCGGGCACGCCGGTGCCGCGTCCGATGAGGGAGCACCCGGGAACCATCCCGCCGGGCATGGCGGGCGGGATGAACCGCGGTCACCTGCTGGCCAACACGCTGGGCGGCAGCGGTACCGACCGCCGGAACCTGGTGGCCCTGTACGCCACGCCCAACGGGTCCGACATGAAGAAGGTGGAGAACCAGGTCGCCAAGATGGTGGCGGCCGGGGACACCGTCTACTACGAGGTGACCGCCCACTACACCGGCCGAAAAGGCGCCCCCGACTATCTGACCATCAAATGGCTGAACATGGACACCGGGGAAATGCCGCTCGACCCCATCACGATCTGGAACACACCCTCAGGACTTCAGCCCAAGCCCTGA
- a CDS encoding MmpS family transport accessory protein: MPTTEEPEGPDGSEAPDARTGVSPTRGERRADRSGLAVAAVLLLACGAFVAYGVLDSGADPADERPATPTVEVTYEVLGEGAADISYRAAGDTAAVVPDAGLPWRKTVSVPLGAAPIVDVTLGERGGTASCTLTVGGRHVQRAIATGAFGRTTCSGDLPTPEASAAPEGAP; the protein is encoded by the coding sequence ATGCCGACCACCGAAGAACCGGAAGGGCCCGACGGCTCCGAAGCCCCGGATGCCCGCACCGGGGTCTCCCCGACCCGGGGCGAACGCCGCGCCGACCGCAGCGGCCTGGCCGTCGCCGCGGTCCTGTTGCTGGCCTGCGGCGCGTTCGTCGCCTACGGGGTCCTCGACTCCGGCGCGGACCCGGCGGACGAGCGGCCGGCCACGCCCACCGTCGAGGTGACCTACGAGGTGCTCGGCGAGGGCGCCGCCGACATCTCCTACCGCGCGGCCGGCGACACGGCGGCCGTGGTGCCGGACGCCGGCCTGCCGTGGCGGAAGACTGTGAGCGTTCCGCTGGGCGCCGCCCCGATCGTCGACGTCACCCTCGGCGAGCGGGGCGGTACGGCCAGCTGCACCCTGACCGTGGGCGGCCGGCACGTCCAGCGCGCCATCGCCACCGGGGCCTTCGGCCGCACCACGTGCAGCGGTGACCTCCCCACCCCCGAAGCCTCCGCAGCCCCCGAAGGAGCCCCGTGA